The following proteins are co-located in the Brevibacillus laterosporus DSM 25 genome:
- a CDS encoding TIGR00266 family protein, protein MEYHIMGSTMQALQFNLQPGERLFTESGSMIWMSENMKMDTSFKGGMLKSLGRAFTGESLTFTFFEAQRTPGMIAFAPAAPGKIIPITIHPGNEIIAQKHAFLVGTENIDVSIHFQKKLGTGFFGGEGFIMQRLSGRGMVFLELDGEVAEMDLQHGEVIKVDTAHVAAYESSVDMSIERVKGIKNVIFGGEGLFLTTLRGPGKIWLQTMTIAGLAGKIAASMGKSGNGG, encoded by the coding sequence ATGGAATATCATATTATGGGTTCTACCATGCAGGCTCTCCAATTTAACTTGCAACCCGGTGAGCGACTGTTTACTGAATCGGGTTCTATGATTTGGATGAGTGAAAATATGAAAATGGACACTAGTTTTAAAGGAGGCATGCTTAAATCTCTTGGACGAGCCTTTACTGGAGAATCGTTAACATTCACATTTTTTGAAGCTCAACGTACGCCAGGAATGATTGCCTTTGCACCTGCGGCTCCTGGTAAAATAATTCCGATTACCATTCACCCAGGAAACGAAATTATCGCCCAAAAACATGCCTTTTTAGTAGGTACAGAAAACATTGATGTCTCCATTCATTTTCAAAAGAAGTTAGGCACGGGCTTTTTTGGCGGTGAAGGCTTCATCATGCAGCGTTTAAGCGGTCGCGGAATGGTCTTTTTAGAGCTGGACGGCGAAGTCGCTGAGATGGATTTGCAGCACGGCGAGGTCATAAAGGTAGACACAGCCCATGTTGCAGCCTATGAATCCTCTGTAGATATGAGCATCGAACGTGTAAAAGGCATTAAAAATGTTATTTTTGGCGGAGAAGGTTTATTTTTAACAACCTTGCGTGGCCCAGGTAAGATTTGGCTACAAACCATGACTATCGCCGGATTGGCAGGTAAAATTGCAGCTAGCATGGGAAAGTCCGGTAACGGCGGGTAA
- a CDS encoding acyl-CoA carboxylase subunit beta, which translates to MSQSIEELLRQRMEQVKQGGDQKYHEKQKEQGKLFVRDRLNLLFDEGEYTLEDGLFANYKAGNLPADGVVTAIGKVNGQTVCVMANDSTVKAGSWGFRTVEKIIRIQETAEKLCVPLLYLVDSAGARITDQLEMFPGRRGAGRIFYNQVKLSGKIPQICVLFGPSAAGGAYIPAFCDIVIMVENNASMYLGSPRMAEMVIGQKVSLEELGGARMHCSVSGCGDVLAANEQEAIASARRYLSFFPSHYQQLPPVVKAKPPVDAAQDINALIPENQNAPFNMYELIETLVDKGSFFEIKKLFAQELITGLAHINGKPVGIIANQPRVKGGVLFVDSADKAARFVTLCDAFHIPLLFLADVPGFMIGTAVERAGIIRHGAKMISAMAEATVPKISVIVRKAYGAGLYAMASSAFEPDATLALPHAQIAVMGPEAAVNAVYSNKIQAIEDPQERQAFIMEKRQEYQEDIDIYLLASEMIVDAIVEPSNLRNELICRFDAYQSKQQIFTNRKHPVYPV; encoded by the coding sequence ATGAGTCAATCAATAGAAGAGCTATTGCGGCAACGGATGGAGCAAGTAAAGCAAGGCGGGGATCAGAAATACCATGAGAAGCAAAAGGAACAGGGTAAGCTGTTTGTGCGCGACCGTCTGAATTTATTGTTCGATGAAGGAGAGTATACGCTTGAGGATGGATTGTTTGCGAACTATAAAGCAGGTAATCTCCCGGCCGATGGAGTAGTTACCGCTATCGGAAAAGTAAATGGACAAACCGTATGCGTTATGGCCAACGATTCTACAGTGAAGGCGGGATCATGGGGCTTTAGAACGGTAGAAAAGATTATTCGTATTCAAGAGACAGCAGAAAAGCTATGTGTGCCTTTACTGTATCTGGTGGATTCCGCAGGAGCACGAATTACAGACCAGTTGGAAATGTTCCCAGGTCGTCGTGGAGCAGGGCGCATCTTCTATAATCAGGTGAAATTATCGGGTAAAATCCCGCAAATTTGCGTTCTGTTTGGTCCTTCTGCCGCAGGTGGGGCCTATATTCCAGCCTTTTGTGATATCGTGATCATGGTGGAAAATAATGCAAGTATGTACTTAGGGTCTCCGCGGATGGCTGAGATGGTTATCGGCCAAAAAGTATCTCTGGAAGAACTAGGCGGGGCTCGAATGCATTGTAGCGTAAGCGGTTGTGGAGATGTTCTGGCTGCTAACGAACAAGAAGCTATTGCGTCAGCTCGTCGTTACCTTAGCTTTTTCCCGTCACACTATCAACAGCTACCACCGGTGGTAAAAGCAAAACCTCCAGTGGACGCAGCACAAGATATTAATGCACTTATTCCAGAAAACCAGAATGCACCTTTTAACATGTATGAGTTGATTGAAACATTGGTAGATAAGGGATCATTTTTTGAAATAAAGAAGCTATTTGCTCAAGAATTAATCACCGGTTTAGCTCATATAAACGGAAAACCAGTAGGTATTATAGCGAATCAACCGCGTGTCAAAGGTGGCGTATTATTTGTTGATTCAGCAGATAAAGCTGCTCGCTTTGTAACCTTGTGCGATGCGTTCCATATTCCTCTCCTGTTCCTTGCTGATGTACCAGGATTTATGATCGGAACAGCGGTAGAGCGGGCTGGCATTATTCGTCACGGAGCTAAAATGATTTCGGCAATGGCTGAAGCTACGGTACCAAAAATTTCTGTTATCGTAAGAAAAGCATATGGGGCAGGTCTGTATGCAATGGCTAGTTCTGCGTTTGAACCAGATGCCACCCTCGCATTGCCTCATGCTCAAATTGCTGTGATGGGACCCGAGGCAGCTGTAAATGCTGTATATAGTAATAAGATTCAAGCGATTGAGGACCCACAGGAGCGACAGGCATTTATTATGGAAAAACGTCAGGAATATCAAGAGGATATTGACATTTATCTACTCGCTTCAGAAATGATTGTGGATGCTATTGTAGAGCCGTCTAATCTAAGAAATGAATTAATCTGTCGCTTTGATGCTTACCAAAGCAAACAGCAAATCTTTACCAATCGTAAGCATCCGGTTTATCCAGTGTAA
- a CDS encoding enoyl-CoA hydratase-related protein, with protein MSIQLERQGQVGILTIQRPEVHNCLNFVTLERLQRLLLEVATDHKVRVVVITGAGDKAFCSGADLKERKTMPQSQVQQYIRTIRDVFTQIERLSVPVIAAINGIAFGGGLELALACDLRVMSETAQTGLTETSLGIIPGAGGTQRLPRLIGKGKAKELILTARRIGAKEALEIGLVNQIVPADQVLDASLSLAQQIALNAPMALAQAKWAIDYGMEVDMATGLAIESNAYQILVPTKDRLEGLAAFAEKRKPVYRGE; from the coding sequence ATGAGTATTCAACTTGAAAGACAAGGTCAGGTGGGTATCCTTACCATTCAGCGTCCAGAGGTACACAATTGCTTAAATTTTGTGACGTTAGAGCGTTTGCAGCGTCTACTGCTAGAAGTAGCAACGGATCACAAGGTCCGTGTTGTAGTCATTACGGGTGCTGGTGATAAAGCCTTTTGCTCAGGAGCAGATCTAAAAGAGCGAAAAACGATGCCACAGTCACAAGTTCAGCAGTATATTCGCACGATTCGTGACGTATTTACCCAAATTGAGCGTTTATCCGTACCTGTCATTGCTGCGATAAACGGAATTGCTTTTGGTGGCGGGTTAGAGCTTGCTCTTGCTTGTGATTTACGGGTTATGAGTGAGACAGCACAAACGGGCTTAACCGAGACATCACTTGGCATTATTCCGGGTGCTGGAGGGACACAGAGACTGCCCAGGTTGATTGGTAAAGGGAAAGCGAAGGAATTGATTTTGACAGCACGACGAATTGGAGCCAAAGAAGCACTAGAAATTGGCTTGGTTAATCAGATTGTTCCAGCAGATCAGGTGCTAGATGCTTCCCTGTCTCTTGCTCAACAGATCGCGTTGAATGCACCGATGGCCCTTGCTCAAGCTAAATGGGCGATTGATTATGGTATGGAGGTGGATATGGCAACAGGATTAGCGATTGAGAGCAATGCTTACCAAATCCTAGTGCCTACCAAAGACCGGCTAGAAGGACTTGCAGCTTTTGCAGAAAAACGAAAGCCCGTATATCGTGGTGAATAA
- a CDS encoding hydroxymethylglutaryl-CoA lyase, protein MQITVYEVGPRDGLQNEEAVISTTHKIELIKKLTQAGIRHIEATSLVHPKWIPQLSDATEVLAGVPRLDGVQYSVLTPNLRGLQRITANQVDEVAIFMSASETHNLKNINKTREDTYPVLAEVAKEAQRMGLRVRGYISTVFGCPYEGEVSLTESMRVVERLLAMGVYQLSIGDTIGVATPRQVHEVFVAFEKEWGATRFAGHFHDTRGTGLANVVAALQHGITTFDSSIGGLGGCPYAPGAAGNISTEDVVYLLHGMGYETGIQLDKLVEAGQFIQRILGRELPSKVLKSTAG, encoded by the coding sequence ATGCAGATTACAGTGTATGAAGTAGGACCGAGAGATGGGTTACAAAATGAAGAAGCGGTCATCAGTACTACACATAAAATCGAGCTGATTAAGAAGCTGACTCAAGCGGGAATTCGCCATATTGAAGCTACCTCGCTTGTGCATCCCAAATGGATTCCACAATTGTCCGATGCCACAGAGGTGCTTGCTGGTGTACCCCGACTAGATGGTGTGCAATATAGTGTGCTGACTCCCAATCTGAGGGGGCTACAACGAATCACTGCGAATCAGGTGGATGAGGTAGCGATCTTCATGTCGGCAAGTGAAACCCACAATCTCAAGAACATTAATAAAACACGAGAGGATACCTATCCTGTATTAGCAGAAGTGGCGAAAGAGGCACAGCGGATGGGACTACGTGTCCGAGGCTATATCTCAACTGTGTTTGGATGTCCTTATGAGGGCGAGGTTTCTTTGACAGAAAGTATGAGAGTCGTGGAGAGGCTTCTCGCTATGGGTGTATATCAGCTATCCATCGGGGACACCATTGGAGTCGCAACACCGCGTCAGGTACACGAGGTATTTGTAGCTTTTGAAAAAGAGTGGGGAGCTACTCGGTTCGCTGGTCACTTTCATGATACAAGGGGAACGGGTCTCGCTAATGTGGTAGCGGCCCTACAGCATGGAATTACTACGTTTGATAGCTCGATTGGTGGTTTGGGTGGATGTCCTTATGCTCCCGGAGCCGCAGGCAACATTTCCACGGAAGATGTTGTGTACTTATTGCATGGAATGGGTTATGAGACCGGAATTCAATTAGATAAGCTGGTAGAAGCTGGTCAATTTATTCAGAGAATATTGGGCAGAGAATTACCATCTAAAGTATTAAAGTCCACAGCAGGATGA
- a CDS encoding acetyl-CoA carboxylase biotin carboxyl carrier protein subunit — translation MKQVTASMAGTVIQLLAQAGAEVSAGADVVMLESMKMEVPIQAESSGKVATVKVNVGDFVNEGDVLLELE, via the coding sequence ATGAAACAAGTAACAGCAAGTATGGCGGGGACCGTTATTCAATTATTGGCACAAGCAGGAGCTGAGGTAAGTGCGGGAGCAGACGTTGTTATGTTGGAATCCATGAAAATGGAAGTGCCGATTCAAGCGGAATCTTCTGGTAAAGTAGCGACTGTTAAAGTCAATGTAGGAGATTTTGTTAATGAGGGCGACGTACTTCTAGAGCTAGAATAA
- a CDS encoding acetyl-CoA carboxylase biotin carboxylase subunit, protein MKKVCIANRGEIARRIIRTCKQMGIATVAVYSDADQEALFVKEADEAIRIGPPPVPQSYLNMEAVLKAAREAGADAIHPGYGLLSENSEFAKRCEQEGLLFIGPSASVIEQMGDKVKARQLMRSAGVPVVPGIEDHLETAEDAVRLAASIGYPLMLKASAGGGGIGMQVCHGDDEMRQAFLSAKGRAKAYFGNDTMFLERYIEQPHHIEVQIVADQKGTTLHLLERECSIQRRHQKVVEESPSPFLDEKTRASVCAMAITAAEAVGYTGAGTVEFIMDGDRNFYFLEMNTRLQVEHPVTEEMIGIDLVEWQLRIARGEALFFTQEEVKAKRHAIELRIYAEDPVTFFPSPGTITVYDVPQMESVRIDDAVEAGTIVTPFYDPMIAKLIVSGETREQAVFLAQQAVENYKIEGLKTNLPFLQDLLAQPAFRKGCYDTHFIQQMREPKGV, encoded by the coding sequence GTGAAAAAAGTTTGTATCGCCAATCGGGGAGAAATTGCAAGACGAATCATACGTACTTGCAAACAGATGGGGATAGCAACTGTAGCTGTATATTCCGATGCTGACCAAGAAGCTTTATTTGTCAAAGAAGCAGATGAAGCGATTCGAATTGGACCACCACCGGTACCACAAAGCTATTTAAATATGGAGGCGGTTCTGAAAGCCGCTAGGGAAGCAGGTGCGGATGCTATCCACCCTGGCTATGGACTACTCTCTGAAAATAGTGAGTTTGCAAAGCGATGTGAACAAGAGGGCTTGCTCTTTATTGGTCCATCTGCATCTGTTATCGAGCAAATGGGAGATAAGGTAAAAGCTAGACAACTCATGCGTAGTGCAGGAGTACCTGTTGTTCCAGGTATTGAAGACCATCTGGAAACAGCAGAGGATGCTGTACGATTAGCGGCATCAATTGGATATCCGCTCATGCTTAAAGCAAGTGCAGGGGGCGGAGGCATAGGTATGCAGGTATGCCACGGTGATGATGAGATGCGTCAAGCTTTCCTTTCCGCTAAAGGACGCGCAAAAGCTTATTTCGGAAATGATACGATGTTTTTGGAACGTTACATTGAACAGCCGCATCACATTGAAGTGCAAATAGTAGCAGATCAAAAAGGAACAACGCTACACTTGTTAGAACGTGAATGTTCTATTCAACGTCGACATCAGAAGGTTGTTGAAGAAAGTCCGTCACCGTTTTTAGATGAAAAGACGCGGGCTAGTGTGTGTGCCATGGCCATAACAGCAGCCGAGGCGGTTGGATATACTGGTGCCGGAACTGTTGAATTTATCATGGATGGGGATCGCAATTTTTACTTTCTTGAAATGAACACTCGTTTGCAAGTGGAGCATCCTGTAACAGAAGAAATGATCGGGATTGATTTAGTTGAATGGCAACTCCGCATTGCACGGGGTGAAGCGTTATTTTTTACACAGGAAGAGGTTAAAGCAAAACGACATGCAATAGAATTGAGAATTTATGCGGAAGACCCTGTTACCTTTTTTCCATCACCGGGTACGATTACCGTCTATGACGTACCACAGATGGAAAGCGTTCGTATTGATGATGCAGTGGAGGCTGGTACGATTGTGACTCCGTTTTATGATCCCATGATCGCTAAGCTGATCGTATCAGGTGAGACACGCGAACAAGCGGTTTTTCTAGCACAGCAAGCGGTGGAGAACTATAAAATTGAAGGTTTAAAGACCAATCTTCCGTTTTTACAGGATCTTTTAGCACAACCAGCCTTTCGAAAGGGCTGCTACGACACCCATTTTATCCAACAAATGAGAGAACCTAAAGGAGTGTAA
- a CDS encoding N-acetyltransferase translates to MYEVVRLHINYKTLEEFQKFREFGLEELSMKEDLQANIIENDSESPFYGIYHEDRLVARMSLYKIDAKYDRYFQPQQDYFELWKLEVLPEYRNNDYGTALVNHAKSFGLPIKTSSRCRADQFWTKMGFFPVKYNPVRDRGENPYVWLPTTVGLQD, encoded by the coding sequence ATGTATGAAGTAGTACGCTTGCATATTAATTACAAAACATTGGAAGAGTTCCAAAAATTCCGTGAGTTTGGTCTTGAAGAGCTGTCCATGAAAGAAGATTTGCAAGCCAATATTATCGAAAACGACTCTGAATCTCCCTTCTACGGGATTTATCATGAAGATCGTCTAGTTGCCCGCATGAGTCTATACAAAATTGACGCAAAATACGATCGTTATTTTCAACCCCAACAAGATTATTTTGAACTATGGAAACTAGAAGTATTACCAGAATATCGAAACAATGATTACGGAACCGCACTAGTCAACCATGCCAAGAGCTTTGGTTTACCAATTAAAACCAGCTCGCGTTGTAGAGCAGATCAATTCTGGACAAAAATGGGATTCTTCCCTGTAAAATATAACCCGGTTCGCGATAGAGGAGAAAATCCCTACGTCTGGTTACCTACCACGGTAGGTTTGCAAGATTAA
- a CDS encoding RsfA family transcriptional regulator: MVASRQDAWTEDDDLVLAEVTLRHIREGGTQLAAFEEVGQRLGRTSAACGFRWNSTVRKQYDAAISIAKAQRQQMKKLGRIQPEIRLDNKISADPIEGSAPELREKQKSEPMLDSIISQQLHLHESTAQVQEIKPAVAMPIPTFTQAIETSRVMGEEQQVESAIRLLQGYKDIVRRSKQLERELEQREREIKDLKEHNLQLRKNLEDHIGVNNDYKALLQIMDRARRLAFLKEEESSKPVFKMDSNGNLERIE; encoded by the coding sequence ATGGTAGCTTCAAGACAAGATGCTTGGACAGAAGATGATGATCTGGTACTCGCAGAAGTAACGCTCCGCCATATACGCGAGGGTGGTACCCAGTTGGCAGCTTTTGAAGAAGTAGGACAGCGGCTGGGACGGACCTCCGCCGCCTGCGGGTTTCGTTGGAATAGTACTGTGCGCAAGCAGTATGATGCTGCGATTTCTATAGCTAAAGCGCAGCGTCAGCAAATGAAAAAGCTGGGACGAATCCAGCCCGAAATCCGTTTGGATAACAAGATATCAGCTGACCCCATAGAAGGTAGTGCACCAGAGTTACGTGAAAAGCAAAAGAGTGAACCGATGTTGGATTCCATTATTTCTCAACAGCTTCATCTACACGAAAGCACTGCTCAGGTTCAGGAAATCAAGCCAGCTGTAGCCATGCCAATACCTACGTTCACACAGGCTATAGAGACGTCCAGAGTGATGGGCGAGGAACAGCAGGTGGAATCCGCTATCAGACTGTTACAGGGGTATAAAGATATTGTTCGCCGATCTAAGCAGTTAGAACGGGAATTGGAACAACGTGAGCGAGAAATAAAAGATTTAAAAGAGCATAATCTACAGCTAAGAAAAAATTTAGAGGACCATATTGGGGTAAACAACGACTATAAAGCTTTGTTGCAAATTATGGATCGTGCAAGACGATTGGCATTTTTAAAAGAAGAGGAATCATCCAAGCCGGTCTTTAAAATGGATTCAAATGGCAACCTAGAGCGAATTGAATAA
- a CDS encoding enoyl-CoA hydratase/isomerase family protein codes for MYQNILVHKQNGIAEIICNRPHVRNALSLEMMDELQDALTSCEKDDSIKVILFTGEGSAFVSGGDLHQFGAVKGADSLPLLQKAEQLLTRIDSFCKPTIAMVNGPAIGGGAEFACACHFRFMSDQAVFRFVQIHMHITTGFGGGSRLFAKMPESIALRLLLTGEKLGPQEALQIGLVEGVYQADKLREKTLEFAAAIAKQPLKSISAYMNMLTWKKKGVSLQESIQLELEQCATLWGSKEHLQYIQTFFRKGK; via the coding sequence GTGTACCAAAACATCTTAGTACATAAGCAGAATGGTATTGCCGAGATTATCTGCAATCGTCCGCATGTACGTAATGCTTTAAGCCTAGAGATGATGGATGAATTGCAGGATGCTCTTACGAGTTGTGAAAAAGATGATTCCATAAAGGTGATCTTGTTTACTGGAGAAGGTAGCGCATTTGTATCTGGTGGTGATTTACATCAATTTGGTGCTGTTAAGGGAGCTGACTCCCTGCCTTTATTACAGAAAGCTGAGCAATTATTAACAAGAATCGATTCCTTTTGTAAACCAACCATTGCGATGGTAAATGGTCCAGCTATCGGTGGTGGAGCTGAATTTGCCTGCGCTTGTCATTTTCGCTTCATGAGTGATCAGGCTGTCTTTCGCTTTGTTCAAATTCATATGCATATTACCACGGGCTTTGGAGGTGGTAGTCGTCTTTTTGCGAAAATGCCAGAATCTATCGCATTGCGGTTACTGTTAACTGGAGAGAAGCTCGGACCTCAGGAAGCCCTACAGATAGGGTTAGTGGAAGGTGTGTATCAGGCGGACAAGCTTAGAGAGAAGACATTAGAATTCGCAGCAGCGATTGCTAAGCAGCCATTGAAGAGTATTTCAGCTTATATGAACATGCTAACTTGGAAGAAAAAAGGTGTATCCTTACAAGAATCGATTCAATTGGAGCTTGAACAATGTGCGACGTTATGGGGAAGCAAAGAACACCTTCAGTATATACAAACATTCTTTCGTAAAGGTAAGTAG
- a CDS encoding Spx/MgsR family RNA polymerase-binding regulatory protein — MATAMKDANLGTLTFFTYPSCTSCRKAKAWLAENGVNYEERHLFKNPPSVRELLEIAKMTSSGLDELLSTRSQKFKDLDMDINDMTVSELLEMLSEDPALLKRPILTDGEHLIVGYNQSAMKEFFL, encoded by the coding sequence ATGGCAACAGCTATGAAAGATGCAAATCTCGGTACGCTGACATTTTTTACATATCCGAGCTGCACATCCTGTCGTAAAGCGAAAGCGTGGTTGGCTGAAAACGGAGTGAATTACGAAGAACGTCACCTGTTCAAAAACCCACCAAGCGTGCGCGAACTTTTGGAAATAGCTAAGATGACGTCAAGCGGTTTGGATGAATTGTTATCGACTCGCAGTCAGAAATTTAAAGATTTGGACATGGATATTAATGACATGACCGTATCTGAACTTTTAGAAATGTTGAGTGAAGACCCTGCATTATTGAAGCGTCCTATCTTAACGGACGGTGAGCATCTAATTGTTGGCTACAACCAATCAGCTATGAAAGAATTTTTTCTATAA
- a CDS encoding DUF2626 family protein, with protein MDRMFRVLSFWTLMIAIMAFWGQLFPMSLLFFGLTAIFLALGYMRLTERTYLNLFFCFMFVSFVGFTYYTFYGMPPASAGGEHSFLHLLM; from the coding sequence ATGGATCGTATGTTTCGCGTACTTAGCTTCTGGACACTAATGATCGCTATTATGGCCTTCTGGGGTCAATTATTCCCGATGTCATTGTTGTTCTTCGGATTGACTGCTATTTTCCTGGCCCTTGGTTATATGCGTCTCACGGAAAGAACCTATTTGAATCTTTTCTTCTGTTTTATGTTTGTTTCATTTGTGGGATTTACGTATTACACGTTCTACGGAATGCCACCAGCATCTGCAGGAGGAGAACATTCTTTCCTGCACTTATTAATGTAA
- a CDS encoding class I SAM-dependent methyltransferase produces the protein MTSELRKYLCKEMKNQKNKMIRFVEFMAICLYHQEFGYYMKQRNKVGKKGDFYTSSQVGDIFGETLSDSILLFLKQNEFSNPVLMEVGGGTGSLMQQILTRIREVDAQLYARLRVIMVEISPYHAHIQKESLQSFSLPKMWYKTVEEAAKNERFQGVIFSNEYFDAFPVHLVEKARGEWYEIGIGFEQEMETKKKKSYISPASNTVEVADSDEAQSVIFLEGYMPEVSSEITAIIKGLPKGLPDGMRIEVQAGVSEVMDALSSMLERGRVVSIDYGDSAEDLYHPSRKNGTLACYYQHQMNEEYLERIGEQDITAHVNFSRLMECGDRVGLVTKSFTRQDQFLLANGILEKAQAHQDTDPFTSVAMKRNRAIQQLILPSGLGGLFRVLIQEKLDK, from the coding sequence ATGACATCAGAACTAAGAAAATATCTATGCAAAGAAATGAAAAATCAGAAGAATAAAATGATTCGATTTGTTGAATTCATGGCTATTTGTTTATATCATCAAGAATTTGGCTATTACATGAAACAGAGAAACAAGGTAGGTAAAAAAGGGGACTTTTATACTAGTTCTCAGGTTGGTGACATCTTTGGTGAGACATTATCTGATTCTATTCTCCTATTTTTAAAACAGAACGAATTTAGTAACCCCGTGTTGATGGAAGTGGGGGGAGGAACAGGGAGCTTAATGCAACAGATTTTGACCAGAATCAGAGAGGTAGATGCTCAATTATATGCGAGACTAAGAGTAATTATGGTAGAAATAAGTCCGTATCATGCTCACATACAAAAAGAGAGTCTACAATCTTTTTCGCTTCCAAAAATGTGGTACAAAACTGTAGAGGAGGCGGCCAAAAATGAACGATTTCAGGGTGTCATTTTCTCAAATGAATATTTTGATGCATTCCCGGTCCATTTAGTAGAAAAAGCACGTGGCGAATGGTATGAGATAGGCATTGGCTTCGAGCAGGAAATGGAAACGAAAAAGAAAAAAAGTTATATCTCACCCGCATCGAATACCGTGGAGGTAGCAGATTCAGACGAAGCTCAATCTGTTATTTTTCTTGAAGGATATATGCCCGAGGTATCGTCAGAAATAACTGCTATCATAAAAGGACTTCCAAAAGGATTACCAGATGGGATGCGGATAGAAGTACAGGCAGGGGTAAGCGAGGTGATGGACGCCTTGAGTAGCATGCTAGAGCGTGGGCGAGTGGTTAGTATTGACTACGGGGATTCAGCAGAAGATTTGTATCATCCTAGTCGCAAAAATGGAACGCTTGCTTGCTACTATCAGCATCAGATGAATGAAGAGTATTTAGAGCGGATAGGAGAACAGGATATAACCGCACATGTTAATTTTAGCAGATTGATGGAGTGCGGAGATCGTGTAGGACTTGTTACAAAATCGTTTACACGTCAAGATCAATTTTTACTTGCAAATGGTATCTTAGAAAAGGCTCAGGCTCATCAAGATACTGATCCTTTTACAAGTGTAGCAATGAAGCGAAATAGAGCCATCCAACAGTTAATTTTACCTAGCGGCTTGGGGGGGTTATTTCGAGTCCTGATTCAGGAGAAACTGGACAAATAG